A window of Apium graveolens cultivar Ventura chromosome 8, ASM990537v1, whole genome shotgun sequence contains these coding sequences:
- the LOC141677341 gene encoding splicing factor U2af large subunit B-like isoform X1 produces the protein MSRHDNRYNGDGDTDQGASVFEDRHQKQKYNEPERERLRTRERDQDRDTGRDRRHSDYHDRSGRDGRGRGRNEDSGRSRNHDYNRHHDYDRDKERHHRHRSRSPSVERSRDKSRSRSKSKRTSGFDMAPTAATSMPGAPGQQPEVPQAMPGMFQNMFPFGTAQMGAVPMMPAQAMTQQATRHARRVYVGGLPPLANEQTIATFFSHIMTAIGGNSAGPGDAVVNVYINHEKKFAFVEMRTVEEASNAMALDGIMFEGVSVRVRRPTDYNPSLAAALGPSQPNPHLNLAAAGLTTGGLGGAEGPDRIFVGGLPYYFTEVQIRELLESFGPLRGFDLVKDRDTGNSKGYGFCVYEDQGATDVACAALNGLKMGDKTLTVRRATISNGQVKSEQESILAQAQHHIAIQKMALQVGGVSLPGVDTDEANATPTKILCLTEVITADELMDDGEYEEILEDMKDEGGKFGDLISVVIPRPSPSGEQIEGLGKVFLEYADTTGCSNAREALSGRKFGGNSVIAVYYPVDKFYDGDYGA, from the exons ATGTCTCGTCACGATAATCGATACAATGGCGATGGCGATACTGATCAAGGCGCTTCTGTTTTCGAAGATCGACACCAAAAG CAAAAATATAATGAGCCAGAACGTGAGAGGTTGAGGACTAGAGAAAGAGATCAAGATAGGGATACAGGAAGGGATCGCCGTCATAGTGATTACCACGATCGAAGTGGAAGAGATGGAAGAGGAAGGGGCAGAAACGAGGATAGTGGTCGCTCCAGAAATCATGATTACAACAG GCACCATGATTATGATCGTGATAAAGAAAGGCATCATAGACACAGATCACGATCCCCATCAGTGGAGAGATCTAGGGACAAATCCAGATCTCGTTCAAAAAG CAAGCGGACAAGTGGTTTTGACATGGCACCTACGGCTGCTACCTCCATGCCTGGTGCGCCAG GCCAGCAGCCAGAAGTTCCTCAAGCCATGCCTGGAATGTTCCAGAATATGTTTCCTTTTGGAACTGCACAG ATGGGAGCTGTTCCCATGATGCCGGCACAAGCCATGACTCAGCAg GCTACCAGGCATGCACGCCGAGTTTATGTTGGTGGTCTTCCTCCGCTGGCTAATGAGCAG ACAATTGCAACCTTTTTTAGCCATATCATGACAGCAATTGGAGGAAATTCTGCAGGCCCAG GTGATGCCGTTGTGAATGTGTACATTAATCACGAAAAGAAATTTGCTTTTGTGGAGATGAGAACAGTTGAAGAAGCAAGTAATGCAATGGCATTAGATGGGATAATGTTTGAG GGAGTTTCTGTCCGAGTTAGAAGGCCTACTGATTACAATCCTTCGTTGGCTGCAGCTCTTGGTCCAAGTCAACCAAACCCTCATCTTAACTTGGCTGCTGCTGGACTTACAACGGG GGGGCTAGGTGGAGCTGAAGGACCTGATCGTATTTTTGTTGGTGGGTTGCCATACTACTTTACTGAGGTGCAGATAAGAGAATTGCTAGAGTCGTTTGG ACCTTTGCGTGGTTTTGACCTTGTTAAGGATCGTGACACTGGAAACTCTAAAGGATATGGCTTCTGTGTCTATGAG GATCAAGGAGCTACTGATGTTGCATGTGCTGCTTTAAATGGCTTAAAAATGGGTGATAAAACACTTACTGTTCGGCGTGCTACCATCAG CAATGGGCAGGTGAAGTCCGAACAAGAAAGTATATTAGCTCAAGCACAACATCATATTGCAATACAG AAAATGGCCCTGCAAGTTGGTGGTGTGTCTCTTCCTGGAGTAGATACAGACGAAGCTAATGCAACTCCAACCAAAATTTTATGCTTAACTGAG GTAATAACAGCTGATGAACTGATGGATGATGGCGAATATGAAGAAATACTAGAAGACATGAAGGATGAAGGAGGAAAGTTTG GAGATCTGATAAGTGTTGTGATTCCACGTCCAAGCCCAAGCGGGGAGCAAATTGAAGGTCTTGGGAAG GTGTTCTTAGAGTATGCTGATACTACGGGATGTTCGAATGCAAGGGAAGCTCTTAGTGGGCGGAAATTCGGTGGTAACAGTGTCATTGCTGTCTATTATCCCGTAGACAAGTTTTATGATGGAGACTATGGGGCTTAG
- the LOC141677341 gene encoding splicing factor U2af large subunit B-like isoform X2, with the protein MFFWLRNTSSGIYFLLYNAGQQPEVPQAMPGMFQNMFPFGTAQMGAVPMMPAQAMTQQATRHARRVYVGGLPPLANEQTIATFFSHIMTAIGGNSAGPGDAVVNVYINHEKKFAFVEMRTVEEASNAMALDGIMFEGVSVRVRRPTDYNPSLAAALGPSQPNPHLNLAAAGLTTGGLGGAEGPDRIFVGGLPYYFTEVQIRELLESFGPLRGFDLVKDRDTGNSKGYGFCVYEDQGATDVACAALNGLKMGDKTLTVRRATISNGQVKSEQESILAQAQHHIAIQKMALQVGGVSLPGVDTDEANATPTKILCLTEVITADELMDDGEYEEILEDMKDEGGKFGDLISVVIPRPSPSGEQIEGLGKVFLEYADTTGCSNAREALSGRKFGGNSVIAVYYPVDKFYDGDYGA; encoded by the exons ATGTTCTTTTGGCTGCGGAATACTTCTTCGGGTATTTACTTCTTACTTTACAATGCAGGCCAGCAGCCAGAAGTTCCTCAAGCCATGCCTGGAATGTTCCAGAATATGTTTCCTTTTGGAACTGCACAG ATGGGAGCTGTTCCCATGATGCCGGCACAAGCCATGACTCAGCAg GCTACCAGGCATGCACGCCGAGTTTATGTTGGTGGTCTTCCTCCGCTGGCTAATGAGCAG ACAATTGCAACCTTTTTTAGCCATATCATGACAGCAATTGGAGGAAATTCTGCAGGCCCAG GTGATGCCGTTGTGAATGTGTACATTAATCACGAAAAGAAATTTGCTTTTGTGGAGATGAGAACAGTTGAAGAAGCAAGTAATGCAATGGCATTAGATGGGATAATGTTTGAG GGAGTTTCTGTCCGAGTTAGAAGGCCTACTGATTACAATCCTTCGTTGGCTGCAGCTCTTGGTCCAAGTCAACCAAACCCTCATCTTAACTTGGCTGCTGCTGGACTTACAACGGG GGGGCTAGGTGGAGCTGAAGGACCTGATCGTATTTTTGTTGGTGGGTTGCCATACTACTTTACTGAGGTGCAGATAAGAGAATTGCTAGAGTCGTTTGG ACCTTTGCGTGGTTTTGACCTTGTTAAGGATCGTGACACTGGAAACTCTAAAGGATATGGCTTCTGTGTCTATGAG GATCAAGGAGCTACTGATGTTGCATGTGCTGCTTTAAATGGCTTAAAAATGGGTGATAAAACACTTACTGTTCGGCGTGCTACCATCAG CAATGGGCAGGTGAAGTCCGAACAAGAAAGTATATTAGCTCAAGCACAACATCATATTGCAATACAG AAAATGGCCCTGCAAGTTGGTGGTGTGTCTCTTCCTGGAGTAGATACAGACGAAGCTAATGCAACTCCAACCAAAATTTTATGCTTAACTGAG GTAATAACAGCTGATGAACTGATGGATGATGGCGAATATGAAGAAATACTAGAAGACATGAAGGATGAAGGAGGAAAGTTTG GAGATCTGATAAGTGTTGTGATTCCACGTCCAAGCCCAAGCGGGGAGCAAATTGAAGGTCTTGGGAAG GTGTTCTTAGAGTATGCTGATACTACGGGATGTTCGAATGCAAGGGAAGCTCTTAGTGGGCGGAAATTCGGTGGTAACAGTGTCATTGCTGTCTATTATCCCGTAGACAAGTTTTATGATGGAGACTATGGGGCTTAG
- the LOC141677341 gene encoding splicing factor U2af large subunit B-like isoform X3 — MPGMFQNMFPFGTAQMGAVPMMPAQAMTQQATRHARRVYVGGLPPLANEQTIATFFSHIMTAIGGNSAGPGDAVVNVYINHEKKFAFVEMRTVEEASNAMALDGIMFEGVSVRVRRPTDYNPSLAAALGPSQPNPHLNLAAAGLTTGGLGGAEGPDRIFVGGLPYYFTEVQIRELLESFGPLRGFDLVKDRDTGNSKGYGFCVYEDQGATDVACAALNGLKMGDKTLTVRRATISNGQVKSEQESILAQAQHHIAIQKMALQVGGVSLPGVDTDEANATPTKILCLTEVITADELMDDGEYEEILEDMKDEGGKFGDLISVVIPRPSPSGEQIEGLGKVFLEYADTTGCSNAREALSGRKFGGNSVIAVYYPVDKFYDGDYGA, encoded by the exons ATGCCTGGAATGTTCCAGAATATGTTTCCTTTTGGAACTGCACAG ATGGGAGCTGTTCCCATGATGCCGGCACAAGCCATGACTCAGCAg GCTACCAGGCATGCACGCCGAGTTTATGTTGGTGGTCTTCCTCCGCTGGCTAATGAGCAG ACAATTGCAACCTTTTTTAGCCATATCATGACAGCAATTGGAGGAAATTCTGCAGGCCCAG GTGATGCCGTTGTGAATGTGTACATTAATCACGAAAAGAAATTTGCTTTTGTGGAGATGAGAACAGTTGAAGAAGCAAGTAATGCAATGGCATTAGATGGGATAATGTTTGAG GGAGTTTCTGTCCGAGTTAGAAGGCCTACTGATTACAATCCTTCGTTGGCTGCAGCTCTTGGTCCAAGTCAACCAAACCCTCATCTTAACTTGGCTGCTGCTGGACTTACAACGGG GGGGCTAGGTGGAGCTGAAGGACCTGATCGTATTTTTGTTGGTGGGTTGCCATACTACTTTACTGAGGTGCAGATAAGAGAATTGCTAGAGTCGTTTGG ACCTTTGCGTGGTTTTGACCTTGTTAAGGATCGTGACACTGGAAACTCTAAAGGATATGGCTTCTGTGTCTATGAG GATCAAGGAGCTACTGATGTTGCATGTGCTGCTTTAAATGGCTTAAAAATGGGTGATAAAACACTTACTGTTCGGCGTGCTACCATCAG CAATGGGCAGGTGAAGTCCGAACAAGAAAGTATATTAGCTCAAGCACAACATCATATTGCAATACAG AAAATGGCCCTGCAAGTTGGTGGTGTGTCTCTTCCTGGAGTAGATACAGACGAAGCTAATGCAACTCCAACCAAAATTTTATGCTTAACTGAG GTAATAACAGCTGATGAACTGATGGATGATGGCGAATATGAAGAAATACTAGAAGACATGAAGGATGAAGGAGGAAAGTTTG GAGATCTGATAAGTGTTGTGATTCCACGTCCAAGCCCAAGCGGGGAGCAAATTGAAGGTCTTGGGAAG GTGTTCTTAGAGTATGCTGATACTACGGGATGTTCGAATGCAAGGGAAGCTCTTAGTGGGCGGAAATTCGGTGGTAACAGTGTCATTGCTGTCTATTATCCCGTAGACAAGTTTTATGATGGAGACTATGGGGCTTAG